A single Muntiacus reevesi chromosome 9, mMunRee1.1, whole genome shotgun sequence DNA region contains:
- the LOC136175125 gene encoding olfactory receptor 5F1-like: MARKNYTLLTEFILLGLADSLELQITLFCLFSVIYTLTVVGNVGMILLIRAVSRLHTPMYFFLANLSFVDVCYSSTITPKMLVDFLSEKKTISFAGCFLQMYFFIALTTIECILFGLMAYDRYVAICNPLNYSLIMSRKVCLKMATGAFTTGLLNSMVLTSCISNFPFCSSNVIHHFFCDSPPLFKLSCSDTRLYESILSIFAGVSIVGSLLVILTSYCYILFSIFRVHAGAGRRKAFSTCASHLTAVILFYSTSIYTYLRPTSSYSLTQDKLASVFYTVVIPMLNPLIYSLRNSEVKKALWNVINRKRIPSLL, from the coding sequence ATGGCCAGAAAAAATTATACTTTGCTCACTGAGTTCATCCTGTTGGGTTTGGCAGATTCATTGGAGTTACAGATTAccctattttgccttttttctgtgATTTATACACTTACAGTTGTGGGGAATGTTGGAATGATTCTCTTAATCAGAGCTGTTTCCCGActtcacacacccatgtatttcttcctggctaACTTGTCCTTTGTGGATGTTTGTTATTCATCCACCATCACCCCAAAGATGCTGGTAGATTTTTTATCAGAGAAGAAAACCATCTCCTTTGCTGGCTGCTTCCTGCAGATGTACTTCTTTATAGCCTTGACCACAATTGAATGCATCCTTTTTGGGttaatggcctatgaccgctatgtggccatatgCAACCCTCTTAATTACTCCTTGATCATGTCCAGGAAGGTCTGCCTGAAAATGGCCACAGGGGCTTTTACAACAGGTCTGTTGAACTCCATGGTTCTCACAAGTTGTATAAGCAACTTTCCTTTCTGCAGTTCCAACGTCATtcatcacttcttctgtgacagccCCCCACTTTTTAAGCTCTCATGTTCTGACACACGCCTGTATGAAAGTATCTTGTCCATATTCGCTGGTGTGAGTATCGTTGGAAGTCTGCTGGTGATCCTCACCTCCTACTGctacattctcttctccatcttccgTGTGCATGCAGGGGCAGGGAGGCGCAAAGCGTTCTCCACGTGTGCGTCTCACCTGACAGCCGTCATCCTCTTCTATTCCACCTCCATCTACACTTATCTGAGACCTACTTCCAGCTACTCCCTGACTCAGGACAAACTAGCTTCCGTGTTCTACACTGTGGTGATCCCCATGTTGAATCCTCTGATCTACAGTCTCCGGAACAGCGAAGTGAAGAAGGCTTTATGGAATGTAATTAATAGGAAGAGGATTCCTTCATTGCTGTGA
- the LOC136175592 gene encoding olfactory receptor 5F1-like, producing MARKNYTLLTEFILLGLADTREQQVVLFYFFYVIYTVTIVGNVGMILLIRADSRLHTPMYFFLANLSFADVCYSSTITPKMLVDLLSEKKSISFAGCFLQMYFFIAFATIECILFGLMAFDRYVAICKPLLYSLIMSRTVCLKMATGAFAAGLVNSMVHTGYVSSLPFCSSNVIHHFFCDTPPIFKLSCSDTRLQESIFSTFAGVNMVGALLVILTSYSYLLFSIFRVHAGAGRRKAFSTCASHLTAVILFYSTSIYTYLRPTSSYSLNQDKVASVFYTVVIPMLNPLIYSLRNKGVKKALRNVITRKRIPSFLGLFGKFSALNRVH from the coding sequence ATGGCCAGAAAAAATTATACTCTGCTGACTGAGTTCATCctcttgggattagcagacacacGGGAGCAGCAGGttgtcctcttttattttttttatgtgatTTACACAGTGACAATTGTGGGGAATGTTGGAATGATCCTCTTAATCAGAGCTGACTCCCGacttcacacacccatgtacttcttcctggctAACCTGTCCTTTGCGGATGTTTGTTATTCATCCACCATCACTCCAAAGATGCTGGTAGATCTACTATCAGAGAAGAAGTCCATCTCCTTTGCTGGTTGCTTCCTGCAGATGTATTTCTTTATAGCCTTTGCCACAATTGAATGCATCCTTTTTGGGTTAATGGCctttgaccgctatgtggccatatgCAAACCTCTCCTTTACTCCTTGATCATGTCCAGGACGGTCTGCCTGAAAATGGCCACAGGGGCTTTTGCAGCAGGCCTGGTGAACTCCATGGTTCACACAGGTTATGTGAGCAGCTTGCCATTCTGCAGTTCCAATGTCAtccatcacttcttctgtgacactCCTCCAATTTTTAAGCTCTCCTGTTCTGACACACGCCTGCAAGAAAGCATCTTTTCCACATTCGCTGGTGTGAATATGGTTGGGGCTCTGCTGGTGATCCTCACCTCCTACTCCTAccttctcttctccatcttccgTGTGCATGCAGGGGCGGGGAGGCGCAAAGCGTTCTCCACGTGTGCGTCTCACCTGACAGCCGTCATCCTCTTCTATTCCACCTCCATCTACACTTATCTAAGACCTACTTCCAGCTACTCTTTGAATCAGGACAAAGTGGCTTCTGTGTTCTACACAGTGGTGATCCCCATGTTGAATCCTCTGATCTACAGCCTCCGGAATAAGGGAGTGAAGAAGGCTTTACGGAATGTAATTACTAGGAAGAGGATTCCTTCATTTCTGGGGTTGTTTGGTAAATTTTCTGCATTAAATAGAGTACACTGA